A single region of the Plantactinospora soyae genome encodes:
- a CDS encoding acyl-CoA dehydrogenase family protein — MTPSRLLSSLGGVDGRSQRADESLERRQLRELTRQFVQRDVLPYLADWERAGEVPRTPHATAAELGLLGVGFPEAVGGSGGDLLDSLLVTEELIRAGGSSGLVAALFTHGIALPHIVAAWQDAGRPEPTSDLGELVDRYVRPTLAGRRIGALGITEPDGGSDVAGLRTSARRDGDHYVVNGTKTYLTSGVRADFVTTAVRTGPAGPGGISLLVIDKDAPGCTVDRRLDKLGWHCSDTAELSFVDVRVPVRNRVGAENAGFVALMRQFATERLSLATQAYATAWRCLDLTLAWCRDRHTFGRPLADRQVVRHRLAEMATRTAAAQAFVTQVAVRAATAGAPATGPLAGEAAMAKNAAVSACDWVVDQAVQLHGGYGYLRDAEVERHYRDARILGIGGGTTEIMNEIIAKGMGI; from the coding sequence ATGACTCCGAGTCGCCTCCTGAGCAGCCTCGGCGGGGTCGACGGACGTTCGCAACGGGCTGACGAGAGCCTCGAACGGCGCCAACTCCGCGAGCTGACCAGGCAGTTCGTCCAGCGGGACGTGCTGCCGTACTTAGCCGACTGGGAGCGGGCCGGCGAGGTGCCCCGTACGCCGCACGCCACCGCCGCCGAGCTGGGACTGCTCGGGGTCGGCTTTCCGGAGGCGGTCGGCGGCAGCGGGGGCGATCTCCTGGACAGCCTGCTCGTCACCGAGGAACTGATCCGGGCCGGTGGTTCGTCCGGGCTGGTCGCCGCGCTCTTCACCCACGGCATCGCGCTGCCGCACATCGTCGCCGCCTGGCAGGACGCCGGCCGCCCGGAGCCGACCAGCGACCTCGGCGAGCTGGTCGACCGGTACGTCCGGCCCACCCTGGCCGGCCGCCGGATCGGGGCGCTCGGCATCACCGAGCCGGACGGTGGCTCGGACGTGGCCGGACTGCGTACCAGCGCGCGGCGGGACGGGGACCACTACGTCGTCAACGGCACCAAGACGTACCTCACCAGCGGGGTACGGGCGGACTTCGTCACCACCGCTGTCCGGACCGGACCCGCGGGACCGGGCGGCATCTCCCTACTGGTGATCGACAAGGATGCTCCGGGCTGCACCGTCGACCGCCGGCTGGACAAGCTCGGATGGCACTGCTCCGACACCGCCGAGCTGTCGTTCGTGGACGTACGGGTGCCGGTGCGGAACCGGGTCGGCGCGGAGAACGCCGGCTTCGTCGCGCTGATGCGACAGTTCGCCACCGAACGGCTCTCCCTGGCCACCCAGGCGTACGCGACCGCGTGGCGCTGCCTCGACCTGACCCTGGCCTGGTGCCGGGACCGACACACCTTCGGTCGTCCGCTCGCCGACCGGCAGGTCGTCCGGCACCGGCTCGCCGAGATGGCCACCCGGACGGCGGCGGCGCAGGCGTTCGTCACCCAGGTGGCCGTCCGCGCCGCCACCGCCGGGGCACCGGCGACCGGACCGCTGGCGGGCGAGGCGGCGATGGCCAAGAACGCGGCGGTGTCCGCCTGCGACTGGGTGGTGGACCAGGCCGTACAGCTGCACGGCGGGTACGGCTACCTGCGTGACGCCGAGGTCGAGCGGCACTACCGGGACGCCCGGATCCTGGGCATCGGCGGCGGCACGACCGAGATCATGAACGAGATCATCGCGAAGGGCATGGGGATCTGA
- a CDS encoding acyclic terpene utilization AtuA family protein, with amino-acid sequence MLDGGDLDVLTGDYLAELTMLILGRDLRRDPETGYAKTFLRQMETCLGTALDRGVRVVTNAGGLNPAGLAAALRTLGDRLGVPVRIGYVEGDALPRPDALTANAYLGAFGIAACLSGGADVVVTGRVTDASLVVGPGIAHFGWGRTELDPLAGATVAGHLLECGTQVTGGNFSFFTELPDGGYRPGFPIAELRADGSAVLTKHPGTGGAVSTETVTAQLLYEVGGPGYLGPDVVSRLDSVTLTPDGPDRVRVSGVAGTPPPPTLKVGVTRLGGFRNSMTFVLCGLDIEAKAALVRAQLTDSVGADGLEFDLARTDHVDAADTEAASALLHVHLRDADPKRAGRAFSAAAVELALASYPGCTLTTPPGDATPYGVFSADEVPQDGVRQVAVLPSGERVDVPPPVLTERQPAPGPESGTDGRADTAPTHAQAGTPSTDGRPTRRAALGEVVGARSGDKGGDANLGVWARSDAGYGWLRGWLTTDRLRGLLPETADLAVHRYELPNLRAVNFVLPGLLGQGVAASTRFDPQAKALGELLRSRIVDLPVDLTGAGR; translated from the coding sequence ATGCTCGACGGCGGCGACCTCGACGTGCTGACCGGCGACTACCTGGCCGAGTTGACCATGCTGATCCTCGGCCGGGACCTGCGTCGCGATCCGGAAACCGGCTACGCGAAGACGTTCCTGCGGCAGATGGAAACCTGTCTCGGCACCGCGCTCGACCGTGGCGTACGGGTCGTGACGAACGCCGGCGGGCTCAACCCGGCCGGGCTGGCCGCCGCACTGCGTACCCTCGGCGACCGGCTGGGAGTGCCGGTCCGGATCGGGTACGTCGAAGGCGACGCGCTGCCCCGTCCGGACGCGTTGACCGCGAACGCCTACCTCGGGGCGTTCGGCATCGCCGCCTGCCTCTCCGGCGGCGCGGACGTCGTGGTGACCGGCCGGGTCACCGACGCCTCGCTGGTGGTCGGGCCCGGGATCGCGCACTTCGGCTGGGGGCGTACCGAGCTCGATCCGCTGGCCGGGGCGACGGTCGCCGGCCACCTGCTCGAATGCGGCACACAGGTCACCGGCGGCAACTTCAGCTTCTTCACCGAGCTGCCGGACGGCGGGTACCGGCCCGGCTTCCCGATCGCCGAGCTCCGGGCGGACGGGTCGGCGGTGCTGACGAAGCATCCGGGTACCGGCGGCGCGGTCAGCACCGAGACCGTCACCGCACAACTGCTGTACGAGGTCGGCGGCCCCGGCTACCTCGGCCCGGACGTGGTGAGCCGGCTCGACTCGGTGACCCTCACCCCGGACGGCCCCGACCGGGTACGCGTCAGCGGCGTGGCCGGCACTCCCCCACCGCCCACCCTCAAGGTCGGGGTGACCCGGCTCGGCGGCTTCCGCAACTCGATGACGTTCGTCCTCTGTGGACTGGACATCGAGGCGAAGGCGGCACTGGTCCGGGCCCAGCTCACCGACTCCGTCGGCGCGGACGGGCTGGAGTTCGACCTCGCCCGTACGGACCACGTCGACGCGGCCGACACCGAGGCGGCGAGCGCGCTGCTGCACGTACACCTGCGGGACGCCGACCCGAAGCGGGCCGGACGGGCCTTCTCGGCCGCCGCCGTCGAACTGGCCCTGGCCTCCTATCCCGGCTGCACCCTGACCACACCGCCCGGCGACGCCACCCCGTACGGGGTGTTCAGCGCCGACGAGGTGCCGCAGGACGGGGTACGGCAGGTGGCCGTCCTGCCCTCCGGGGAGCGCGTCGACGTCCCGCCTCCGGTGCTGACTGAGCGGCAGCCGGCACCGGGCCCGGAATCCGGGACCGACGGCCGGGCGGACACCGCACCTACCCACGCCCAGGCTGGTACCCCGTCCACCGATGGCCGGCCGACCCGGCGGGCGGCGCTCGGCGAGGTCGTCGGCGCCCGTTCCGGCGACAAGGGCGGAGACGCCAACCTCGGGGTCTGGGCCCGCTCGGACGCCGGCTACGGCTGGCTGCGCGGATGGCTGACCACTGATCGGCTGCGCGGTCTGCTGCCCGAGACCGCCGATCTTGCGGTGCACCGGTACGAGCTGCCGAACCTCCGCGCGGTCAACTTCGTCCTGCCCGGCCTCCTCGGCCAGGGGGTGGCGGCGTCGACCCGGTTCGACCCGCAGGCGAAGGCGCTCGGCGAGCTGCTGCGCTCCCGAATCGTCGACCTGCCAGTCGACCTGACCGGAGCAGGGCGATGA
- a CDS encoding TetR/AcrR family transcriptional regulator yields the protein MSSAPTRTPQRERSRATQARVLEATVDCLLERGWSGTTTTVVATRAGVSRGAQLHHYPTKSALVMAAVEHLAERRAAEIRTEAASLPAGPERLDRVIDMLATAFTGPLFVAALELWVAGRTDPELRDALVPLEARVGREMHRLTVELLGADERQPGVRETIQATLDLLRGLGVANLLSDDSARRTALLGTWKRQLAAILAAVPTTPSASTG from the coding sequence ATGTCGAGCGCCCCGACCCGTACGCCACAGCGGGAGCGCAGCCGTGCCACCCAGGCCCGGGTGCTGGAGGCCACCGTGGACTGCCTGCTGGAACGGGGTTGGTCTGGGACCACCACCACCGTCGTCGCCACCCGCGCGGGCGTGTCCCGAGGCGCCCAACTGCACCACTACCCGACCAAGTCGGCCCTGGTGATGGCGGCCGTCGAGCACCTCGCCGAACGCCGGGCGGCGGAGATCCGCACCGAGGCGGCCAGCCTGCCGGCCGGCCCCGAACGACTCGACCGGGTGATCGACATGCTGGCCACGGCGTTCACCGGTCCGCTCTTCGTCGCCGCGCTGGAACTCTGGGTGGCCGGGCGTACCGATCCGGAACTGCGGGACGCCCTCGTGCCGCTGGAGGCCCGGGTCGGCCGCGAGATGCACCGGCTCACCGTCGAACTCCTCGGCGCCGACGAACGGCAGCCCGGGGTACGCGAGACCATCCAGGCCACCCTCGACCTGTTACGCGGGCTCGGGGTGGCCAACCTGCTCTCCGACGACTCCGCCCGGCGTACCGCCCTGCTCGGCACCTGGAAACGGCAGCTCGCCGCGATCCTGGCCGCCGTACCGACAACACCATCGGCCAGCACCGGCTGA
- a CDS encoding DMT family transporter yields the protein MRRGSLVRLALLALLWGSGFLWIKLALRGFTPVQIVFVRLALGALVLMAIALLSGLRPPTDRRTWAHLTVAALVATTIPYTLVGIGEQSIGSNVAGVLNATTPVWTVLIAFLVGTDRVTSVQRGIGIALGFGGTVLIFSPWKSAGEIASWGGLAVLGAAASYAVSFVYMSRYLTNRGISPLMLSASQLVAGTALIALALPFGGGLTPLAWRGDAVASLLVLSIAGTAFAYTLNYRLIADEGATVAATTTYLLPIVAVLLGALVVNEPTTIPMIAGMVLVLGGVALAQQRKPVLAGPDPAAPTPVD from the coding sequence ATGCGTCGAGGCAGCCTGGTCAGGCTGGCCCTGCTCGCCCTGCTCTGGGGGTCCGGCTTCCTCTGGATCAAGCTGGCGCTGCGCGGCTTCACCCCGGTCCAGATCGTCTTCGTACGCCTCGCGCTCGGCGCGCTCGTGCTGATGGCGATCGCGCTGCTCAGTGGCCTGCGACCGCCGACCGACCGGCGGACCTGGGCACACCTGACCGTGGCCGCCCTGGTGGCGACCACCATCCCGTACACCCTGGTCGGGATCGGGGAGCAGAGCATCGGCTCGAACGTCGCCGGGGTACTCAACGCCACCACTCCGGTCTGGACGGTCCTGATCGCGTTCCTGGTCGGAACCGACCGGGTGACCAGCGTGCAGCGCGGGATCGGGATCGCACTCGGCTTCGGCGGAACGGTGCTGATCTTCTCGCCCTGGAAGTCGGCCGGTGAGATCGCGAGCTGGGGTGGACTGGCCGTCCTCGGTGCCGCCGCCAGCTACGCGGTCAGTTTCGTCTACATGAGCCGCTACCTGACCAACCGGGGGATCTCGCCGCTCATGCTCTCGGCGAGCCAGCTCGTCGCCGGGACCGCACTGATCGCCCTGGCCCTGCCCTTCGGCGGCGGACTGACTCCGTTGGCCTGGCGGGGTGACGCGGTGGCGAGCCTGCTGGTCCTCAGCATCGCCGGCACCGCCTTCGCCTACACCCTGAACTACCGGCTCATCGCCGACGAGGGCGCGACGGTCGCCGCGACCACCACCTACCTGCTGCCGATCGTCGCTGTGCTGCTCGGGGCCCTGGTGGTGAACGAGCCGACCACGATTCCGATGATCGCCGGAATGGTGCTGGTCCTCGGGGGCGTGGCCCTGGCCCAACAGCGCAAACCCGTCCTCGCCGGACCGGACCCGGCGGCACCGACCCCGGTCGACTAG
- a CDS encoding alpha/beta hydrolase family protein, with amino-acid sequence MRRSLVGLLGCSLAAASALIGTPMPASAEPNGLPAGLTAAEVTFRSGDLTLHGTVLAPRAAGPRRPGMVLVHGSGVGVSREKLRREAEAFAAGGIVTLIYDKRAADYSPVHRDYSLLADDALAGLAMLRTRSEVDPANVGLWGFSEGGWVAPMAAARSSAVAFLVVVGANGVPPARQEAWAMGERQRHQGISGSSQDRFPTTGIRLVAGADLFAQAHHDPVPVLERVRQPVLAIWGGKDRQTPPGEGLTVYHQVLARTGNPHYMLRVFPNGDHAVHQSTDDGFRRLDDLMPGYADLVTSWVADVVADRPPERHVDPVPRQDRPSPVIHPLAWWESPGLQLAAILLCTLAFLAYPMVALGRRLRRGRGSLAGLAPARWLAGLGLAAMLGFLWVFVASNAGASLGPVVAGRALSWLVVQLLAVAVVAAAVATVIGWVRARAVTPGRDRLRLGLLLTGALVFLPWAAYWGLLLP; translated from the coding sequence ATGCGGCGAAGCCTCGTCGGGTTGCTCGGTTGCTCACTGGCCGCCGCGTCCGCACTCATCGGCACCCCGATGCCCGCCTCGGCGGAGCCGAACGGACTCCCCGCCGGCCTCACGGCCGCCGAGGTGACCTTTCGCAGCGGTGACCTGACCCTGCACGGCACCGTGCTCGCGCCACGCGCCGCCGGTCCGCGCCGGCCCGGAATGGTGCTGGTGCACGGTTCCGGCGTGGGCGTTTCCCGGGAGAAGCTGCGGCGGGAGGCGGAGGCGTTCGCCGCGGGTGGAATCGTCACGCTGATCTACGACAAGCGGGCCGCCGACTATTCCCCGGTACACCGGGACTATTCGCTGCTCGCCGACGACGCACTCGCCGGACTGGCCATGTTGCGTACTCGGTCCGAGGTGGACCCGGCGAACGTCGGGCTGTGGGGATTCTCCGAGGGCGGTTGGGTGGCACCGATGGCCGCCGCTCGGTCCAGCGCCGTCGCGTTCCTCGTCGTGGTCGGCGCCAACGGGGTCCCCCCGGCCCGGCAGGAAGCCTGGGCGATGGGCGAACGGCAGCGCCATCAGGGAATCTCCGGCTCCTCGCAGGACCGTTTCCCGACCACCGGTATCCGGCTGGTCGCCGGAGCGGACCTCTTCGCCCAAGCCCACCACGATCCGGTACCGGTGCTCGAACGGGTACGCCAACCCGTGCTCGCCATCTGGGGCGGCAAGGACCGGCAGACGCCACCCGGCGAGGGTCTGACCGTCTACCACCAGGTACTGGCCCGCACCGGCAACCCGCACTACATGCTGCGGGTCTTTCCGAACGGTGACCACGCGGTGCACCAGTCGACCGACGACGGCTTCCGCCGACTCGACGACCTGATGCCCGGCTACGCCGACCTGGTGACCTCGTGGGTGGCCGACGTCGTCGCCGACCGGCCGCCGGAGCGGCACGTAGATCCGGTGCCCCGCCAGGATCGGCCCAGCCCGGTGATCCACCCCCTTGCCTGGTGGGAGTCGCCCGGACTGCAACTCGCCGCGATCCTGCTCTGCACGCTGGCCTTCCTCGCGTACCCGATGGTGGCCCTCGGCCGCCGGCTCCGCCGTGGGCGCGGCTCCCTCGCCGGCCTGGCGCCCGCGCGCTGGCTGGCCGGCCTCGGCCTGGCCGCGATGCTCGGCTTCCTCTGGGTCTTCGTCGCCAGCAACGCGGGTGCGTCCCTGGGGCCGGTGGTGGCCGGCCGGGCACTGTCCTGGCTGGTGGTGCAACTGCTCGCCGTCGCTGTCGTGGCCGCGGCGGTCGCCACCGTGATCGGTTGGGTCCGGGCCCGAGCCGTCACCCCCGGACGAGACCGGCTCCGGCTCGGCCTGTTGCTGACCGGAGCGCTGGTCTTCCTGCCGTGGGCGGCGTACTGGGGGCTGTTGCTGCCGTGA
- a CDS encoding Crp/Fnr family transcriptional regulator has protein sequence MDEVLARSGIFQGVDPEAAEALAKDMETIEVRKGEIVFNEGEPGDSLYIVLSGKIKVGRRAADGRQNLIAVMGPSDMVGELSLFDPGPRTATATAVIDTRLARLRKQALRPWLNNRPEIAEQLLRVLARRLRRTNDNLADLIFTDVPGRVAKNLLQMAGRFGTRDGGVLRVTHDLTQEEIAQLVGASRETVNKALADFASRGWLRLDGKSIIILDPERLARRARV, from the coding sequence ATGGACGAGGTACTTGCCCGCAGCGGGATCTTCCAGGGCGTCGACCCGGAGGCTGCCGAGGCGCTCGCAAAGGACATGGAGACGATCGAGGTCCGTAAGGGCGAAATCGTCTTCAACGAGGGCGAGCCGGGCGACAGCCTTTATATCGTCTTGAGCGGCAAGATCAAGGTTGGTCGGCGTGCCGCCGATGGTCGGCAGAACCTGATCGCCGTGATGGGCCCCTCGGACATGGTCGGCGAGTTGTCACTGTTCGACCCCGGTCCCCGTACGGCGACCGCCACCGCCGTGATCGACACCCGGCTCGCCCGGCTGCGCAAGCAGGCGCTGCGGCCGTGGCTGAACAACCGGCCGGAGATCGCCGAGCAGTTACTGCGGGTCCTCGCCCGGAGACTGCGCCGGACGAACGACAACCTGGCCGACCTGATCTTCACGGACGTGCCCGGTCGGGTGGCGAAGAACCTGCTCCAGATGGCGGGCCGGTTCGGCACCCGGGACGGCGGCGTACTCCGGGTCACCCACGACCTGACCCAGGAGGAGATCGCCCAGCTCGTCGGCGCCTCCCGGGAGACCGTCAACAAGGCGCTCGCCGACTTCGCCTCGCGCGGCTGGCTGCGCCTGGACGGCAAGAGCATCATCATCCTCGACCCGGAGCGTCTGGCCCGCCGCGCCCGCGTCTGA
- a CDS encoding adenosylcobinamide amidohydrolase: MSSEPLLTSRTEDGRDMPVLVWRLTAPTLAISSAPLGGGIGVRHWVVNATVPMSYRRDDPDVHLGELADRLDLRGPGVGLLTGVDVAQVVTATDTGVRLWATVGLGAPIWAAAPGWEAAAPGWEVAAADGEQEPEAGWPGAARPDTGELEREPARPVGTVNIVALLPVRLSDAALVNAVATVTEAKAQALRELGLPATGTATDAVTLLCPPDGPAAPYGGPRSRWGAPLARAACRAVRIGGATPGVPWSDR, encoded by the coding sequence GTGTCGTCCGAGCCGCTGTTGACCTCCCGTACCGAGGACGGGCGGGACATGCCGGTCCTGGTCTGGCGCCTCACCGCGCCGACCCTGGCGATCAGCTCCGCTCCGCTCGGCGGCGGGATCGGCGTACGGCACTGGGTGGTCAACGCGACCGTGCCGATGTCGTACCGCCGGGACGACCCGGACGTCCACCTCGGTGAGCTGGCCGACCGGCTGGACCTGCGCGGGCCCGGGGTCGGACTGCTCACCGGCGTCGACGTCGCACAGGTGGTGACCGCTACCGACACCGGTGTCCGGCTCTGGGCCACCGTGGGGCTCGGTGCCCCGATCTGGGCCGCCGCTCCGGGCTGGGAGGCCGCCGCTCCGGGCTGGGAGGTCGCCGCTGCGGACGGTGAGCAGGAGCCGGAGGCAGGATGGCCCGGGGCGGCGCGGCCGGATACCGGGGAGCTGGAGCGGGAGCCGGCGCGACCGGTCGGCACCGTCAACATCGTCGCGCTGCTGCCGGTCCGGTTGAGCGACGCGGCACTGGTCAACGCCGTCGCCACGGTCACCGAGGCGAAGGCACAGGCGCTCCGGGAACTGGGTCTGCCGGCCACCGGCACCGCCACCGACGCGGTGACCCTGCTCTGCCCGCCCGACGGCCCGGCCGCCCCGTACGGCGGCCCGCGCTCCCGCTGGGGTGCGCCACTGGCCCGAGCCGCATGCCGGGCGGTACGGATCGGCGGCGCCACCCCCGGCGTCCCCTGGTCGGACCGCTGA
- a CDS encoding CapA family protein: MYDTNRPPPKSRRAPRRTGRTVLIVTAVLTVLLGTGVAAVAVFNVMGDDSAAPQTPGAASGSTSTDPSPTGKPEPKVISMSATGDIVMGNAPGRLPSGGGKGFFNSVKKALAADLVMGNLEEPLTDDTGTSKCGANSTRCFQFRAPPGYAAHLKEAGFELLNQANNHGYDFGKAGYRNTQLALEKYDLQHTGAPNQITVAEVEGVKVAVAGFSSYPWSNSLTNITSAKKVIQKAATMADLVVVQVHMGGEGSEKTRVRPGTELFLGENRGDPIKFSRAMIDAGADLIVGHGPHVMRAMEFYKGRLIAYSLGNFAGGGGTLSNNGRLGWGAVLKVSLASDGTWAGGQLLSTYMNDAGKPTMDGQKRALGLVRDLGKSDFPKTGAKLATDGKISPPAPAS, from the coding sequence ATGTACGACACCAATCGACCTCCTCCGAAGTCCCGCCGGGCGCCCCGACGCACCGGCCGGACCGTTCTCATCGTGACCGCGGTCCTGACGGTGCTCCTGGGCACCGGTGTGGCCGCGGTGGCGGTCTTCAACGTCATGGGTGACGACTCGGCCGCGCCGCAGACACCGGGCGCGGCCAGCGGGAGCACCTCGACCGACCCGTCGCCGACCGGCAAGCCGGAGCCGAAGGTCATCTCCATGTCGGCCACCGGGGACATCGTGATGGGCAACGCCCCGGGCCGGCTGCCCTCGGGCGGGGGCAAGGGCTTCTTCAACTCGGTCAAGAAGGCGCTCGCCGCCGACCTGGTGATGGGCAACCTCGAGGAGCCGTTGACCGATGACACCGGCACCTCGAAGTGCGGCGCCAACTCGACCCGCTGCTTCCAGTTCCGGGCCCCGCCCGGGTACGCGGCGCACCTGAAGGAAGCCGGCTTCGAGCTGCTGAACCAGGCCAACAACCACGGGTACGACTTCGGCAAGGCGGGCTACCGGAACACCCAGCTCGCGCTGGAGAAGTACGACCTCCAGCACACGGGTGCGCCGAACCAGATCACCGTGGCCGAGGTCGAGGGCGTCAAGGTCGCTGTGGCGGGCTTCTCGTCGTACCCCTGGTCCAACAGCCTGACCAACATCACCTCGGCGAAGAAGGTGATCCAGAAGGCCGCGACAATGGCCGACCTGGTCGTCGTGCAGGTGCACATGGGGGGCGAGGGCTCCGAGAAGACCCGGGTACGGCCCGGCACCGAACTCTTCCTGGGCGAGAACCGGGGCGACCCGATCAAGTTCTCGCGCGCGATGATCGACGCGGGCGCGGATCTGATCGTCGGCCACGGGCCGCACGTGATGCGGGCGATGGAGTTCTACAAGGGGCGCCTGATCGCGTACAGCCTCGGGAACTTCGCCGGTGGCGGCGGGACGCTCAGCAACAACGGGCGGCTCGGTTGGGGTGCGGTGCTCAAGGTCTCGCTCGCCTCGGACGGTACCTGGGCCGGCGGGCAGCTTCTCTCGACGTACATGAACGACGCGGGCAAGCCGACCATGGACGGCCAGAAGCGCGCGCTGGGCCTGGTACGCGATCTGGGCAAGTCCGACTTTCCGAAGACCGGCGCGAAGCTCGCCACGGACGGCAAGATCTCGCCGCCCGCCCCGGCGAGCTGA
- the nth gene encoding endonuclease III, protein MRAARPSRRTVETDLGRKRRARRIGRLLTEAHPDAHCELDHSGPLQLAVATILSAQCTDQRVNEVTPKLFRRYPTAADYAGADRAEMEELIRPTGFFRNKTNSLINLGQQLVERYDGQVPGRLVDLVTLPGIGRKTANVILGNAFGVPGITVDTHFQRLMHRWELTAETDPVKIEHAVGALFERRDWTMLSHRVIFHGRRVCHARKPACGACTLASVCPSYGTGPTEAAPAAKLLKGPRARELAVQAGVDPDLVPPTAVVSDTP, encoded by the coding sequence ATCCGGGCCGCCCGGCCGTCCCGCCGTACGGTGGAAACCGATCTTGGTCGCAAGCGGCGGGCCCGGCGGATCGGGCGGCTGCTGACCGAGGCCCATCCCGACGCCCACTGCGAGCTCGACCACTCCGGGCCGCTGCAACTGGCCGTGGCGACCATCCTCTCCGCCCAGTGCACCGACCAGCGGGTCAACGAGGTGACGCCGAAGTTGTTCCGCCGCTACCCGACGGCGGCCGACTACGCCGGGGCGGACCGGGCCGAGATGGAGGAGCTGATCCGGCCCACCGGGTTCTTCCGGAACAAGACGAACTCGCTGATCAACCTCGGCCAGCAGCTCGTCGAACGGTACGACGGCCAGGTGCCCGGCCGGCTGGTCGACCTGGTGACCCTGCCCGGGATCGGCCGGAAGACCGCCAACGTCATCCTCGGCAACGCGTTCGGGGTGCCCGGGATAACCGTCGACACCCACTTCCAACGGCTGATGCACCGGTGGGAGCTGACCGCCGAGACCGACCCTGTCAAGATCGAGCACGCCGTCGGGGCGCTGTTCGAGCGGCGCGACTGGACCATGCTGTCCCATCGGGTGATCTTCCACGGCCGGCGGGTCTGCCACGCCCGCAAGCCCGCCTGCGGGGCCTGCACGCTGGCCAGCGTCTGCCCGTCGTACGGCACCGGGCCGACCGAGGCCGCCCCGGCGGCCAAGCTGCTCAAGGGCCCCCGGGCCCGTGAACTCGCGGTACAGGCCGGGGTGGACCCCGATCTGGTGCCGCCGACCGCCGTCGTCTCGGACACCCCGTGA
- a CDS encoding TlpA family protein disulfide reductase yields MKRLLLAGSLVPLLLLAAGCTGSDPDSEAGPVPAGQTTGTTAFADCGTLTAPLPAPTPTDTAEAAGPGEALPALTLPCLAGDSRVAIGELRGPAVINLWAHWCAPCRKELPAFQRLSERTSGTLRVLGVNARDSRSRAESIGEDFGLRFPTLFDPDDRLRVALGRNVLPITLFVDGEGRIRHRDETGALDDAELANLVRQHLGVAVSS; encoded by the coding sequence GTGAAACGGCTGCTGCTCGCCGGGTCGCTCGTGCCGCTGCTGCTGCTCGCCGCCGGCTGCACCGGCTCGGACCCGGACTCCGAGGCCGGCCCGGTGCCGGCCGGCCAGACCACCGGAACCACGGCGTTCGCGGACTGCGGCACCCTGACCGCACCGCTGCCCGCCCCGACCCCGACCGACACCGCCGAGGCGGCCGGTCCGGGCGAAGCACTGCCGGCGCTGACCCTGCCCTGTCTGGCCGGGGACAGCCGGGTGGCAATCGGCGAGCTGCGCGGACCCGCCGTGATCAACCTCTGGGCCCACTGGTGCGCACCCTGCCGCAAGGAACTGCCGGCCTTCCAACGGCTCTCCGAACGGACCTCCGGCACGCTGCGGGTGCTGGGCGTGAACGCCCGGGACAGCCGGTCCCGCGCGGAGTCGATCGGCGAGGACTTCGGACTGCGGTTCCCCACGCTCTTCGACCCGGACGACCGGCTCCGGGTGGCGCTCGGCCGCAACGTGCTGCCGATCACGCTCTTCGTCGACGGCGAGGGACGGATCCGGCACCGGGACGAGACCGGCGCGCTGGACGACGCGGAGCTGGCCAACCTCGTCCGACAGCACCTGGGGGTGGCGGTGTCGTCGTGA
- a CDS encoding NUDIX hydrolase — protein MTDRELPTWCEPLLTRVRSARTEDFTRLRTPVNGGRASAVLVLLGEQPAHGLDVLILQRAATLRTHAGQPAFPGGACDPGDADVAATALREAHEEVGLDPDSVTVLAQLPRLWIPVSDFVVTPILAWWHRPHPVHSREPAEVAHVARLPVSELVDPANRVRVRHPSGWIGPAFQARGMLVWGFTAGVLAALLDMAGWARPWPQDRVLELPPASPAPAPDASADEPE, from the coding sequence GTGACCGACCGGGAACTTCCGACCTGGTGCGAGCCACTGCTCACCCGGGTCCGGTCGGCCCGTACCGAGGACTTCACCCGGCTGCGTACCCCCGTCAACGGCGGGCGGGCCAGCGCCGTACTGGTGCTGCTCGGTGAACAGCCGGCACACGGGCTGGACGTACTGATCCTGCAACGCGCGGCGACCCTGCGTACCCACGCCGGCCAGCCGGCCTTCCCCGGTGGCGCCTGCGATCCGGGCGACGCGGACGTGGCGGCGACCGCGCTGCGGGAGGCACACGAGGAGGTCGGCCTCGACCCGGACAGCGTCACCGTGCTGGCCCAGCTGCCCAGGCTGTGGATTCCGGTCAGCGACTTCGTCGTCACCCCGATCCTGGCCTGGTGGCACCGGCCCCATCCGGTGCACTCCCGCGAGCCGGCCGAGGTGGCACACGTGGCCCGGCTGCCGGTCAGCGAACTGGTCGACCCGGCGAACCGGGTCCGGGTACGCCATCCCAGCGGCTGGATCGGTCCGGCCTTCCAGGCCCGCGGCATGCTGGTCTGGGGCTTCACCGCCGGGGTGCTGGCGGCGCTGCTCGACATGGCCGGCTGGGCCCGCCCCTGGCCCCAGGACCGGGTACTGGAACTGCCGCCGGCCAGCCCCGCGCCGGCACCGGACGCGAGCGCCGACGAGCCGGAGTAA